In a single window of the Saccharothrix australiensis genome:
- a CDS encoding putative sulfate exporter family transporter: MADVRLPARERAAQAGVVLIAALVLGVLVGGRLPDLAPITRRLLRAGVVLLGLQLSLPQLLALGPGILLAAVVTVGVTFAGTVWLGRCLGLPRGLCVLVAGGFSICGASAIAAVASERDEEHVATGVALVTLFGTLTMIALPLLGASPEWIGLSVHEVAQVAAAAPAGGLATAMAVKLSRVALLAPVAALANRRRGPVVPLFLLGFLAMVAVRSADLLPPAAVDVARTSTTVLFAAAMFGLGTAVRPKSLLATGPRALLLGLLATLLVCSVGYLSLRVV; this comes from the coding sequence ATCGCCGATGTCCGCCTACCGGCGCGCGAGCGGGCGGCACAGGCTGGGGTGGTGCTGATCGCCGCGCTCGTCCTCGGTGTCCTGGTGGGTGGCCGGTTGCCGGACCTGGCCCCGATCACGCGGCGGCTGCTGCGCGCCGGGGTGGTGCTGCTGGGGTTGCAGCTGTCGCTGCCGCAGCTGCTGGCGCTGGGGCCGGGCATCCTGCTGGCGGCGGTGGTCACGGTGGGCGTGACGTTCGCCGGCACCGTGTGGCTCGGCCGGTGCCTGGGTCTGCCGCGCGGGCTGTGCGTGCTGGTCGCCGGCGGGTTCTCGATCTGCGGCGCGTCGGCCATCGCCGCGGTCGCGTCGGAGCGGGACGAGGAGCACGTCGCCACCGGTGTCGCGCTGGTGACGCTGTTCGGCACCCTGACCATGATCGCCCTGCCGCTGCTGGGCGCGTCGCCGGAGTGGATCGGGCTGAGCGTGCACGAGGTGGCCCAGGTGGCCGCCGCCGCGCCCGCGGGCGGCCTGGCGACGGCGATGGCGGTGAAGCTGAGCCGGGTGGCGCTGCTCGCGCCGGTGGCGGCGCTGGCGAACCGGCGGCGCGGACCGGTCGTGCCGCTGTTCCTGCTGGGTTTCCTGGCGATGGTGGCGGTCCGGTCGGCGGACCTGCTGCCGCCGGCCGCGGTGGACGTGGCCCGGACGTCCACCACCGTGCTGTTCGCGGCGGCCATGTTCGGGCTGGGCACGGCGGTCCGGCCGAAGAGCCTGCTGGCGACCGGACCGCGCGCCCTGCTGCTGGGGCTGCTGGCGACGCTGCTGGTGTGCTCGGTGGGCTACCTCTCGCTGCGGGTGGTGTGA
- a CDS encoding succinate dehydrogenase/fumarate reductase iron-sulfur subunit — protein sequence MKLTLRIWRQHGATGRLVEYPVDGLSPDMSFLEALDVLNERLVLAGEEPVAFDHDCREGICGMCGVMINGVAHGPQKATTACQLHLRHFSDGDVLTVEPWRAEPFPVVRDLVVDRSAFDRIVAAGGYVSVPTGSAPEAHATPVPKPDADTAFEAAACIGCGACVAACPNGSAMLFTAAKATHLGVLPQGQPERYSRARDMVAEHDALGFGGCTNTGECTAVCPKGIPLSTITRLNADLLRAHTTRSER from the coding sequence GTGAAACTCACCCTGCGGATCTGGCGGCAGCACGGGGCGACCGGACGGCTGGTCGAGTACCCGGTGGACGGCCTGTCGCCGGACATGTCGTTCCTGGAAGCCCTCGACGTGCTCAACGAGCGGCTCGTGCTGGCCGGCGAGGAACCGGTCGCGTTCGACCACGACTGCCGCGAGGGCATCTGCGGCATGTGCGGCGTGATGATCAACGGTGTCGCGCACGGGCCGCAGAAGGCGACCACGGCGTGCCAGCTGCACCTGCGGCACTTCTCCGACGGCGACGTGCTCACCGTCGAGCCGTGGCGCGCCGAGCCGTTCCCGGTGGTGCGCGACCTGGTGGTGGACCGGTCGGCGTTCGACCGCATCGTGGCCGCCGGCGGGTACGTCAGCGTGCCGACGGGCAGCGCGCCCGAGGCCCACGCCACGCCCGTGCCGAAACCGGACGCCGACACGGCGTTCGAGGCGGCGGCGTGCATCGGCTGCGGAGCGTGCGTCGCGGCCTGCCCGAACGGGTCGGCGATGCTGTTCACCGCCGCCAAGGCCACCCACCTCGGCGTCCTGCCGCAGGGGCAGCCCGAGCGGTACTCGCGGGCGCGCGACATGGTGGCCGAGCACGACGCGCTGGGCTTCGGCGGCTGCACCAACACGGGGGAGTGCACCGCGGTGTGCCCCAAGGGCATCCCGCTGAGCACCATCACCCGGCTCAACGCCGACCTGCTGCGCGCTCACACCACCCGCAGCGAGAGGTAG